A window of Mycolicibacterium fluoranthenivorans contains these coding sequences:
- a CDS encoding carbon-nitrogen hydrolase family protein has product MRIALAQIRSGTDPAANLDLVAQYTRDAAEAGARLVLFPEATMCRFGVPLAPVAEPLDGRWADGVRAAAQRSGITVVAGMFCPSGDGRVTNTLIASGPDVDAHYDKIHLYDAFGFAESKTVAPGHQPVVISVDDVAVGVTLCYDVRFPELYLDLADRGAQLITVHASWGTGPGKLDQWTLLARARAIDTTGVVAAVDQAYPGDEIAALGPTGVGGSLVASAAGEILQAAGQEPQLVVTDVDLDAAARIRETIAVLRNRTQFAKAQSTA; this is encoded by the coding sequence ATGCGGATCGCCCTGGCACAGATCCGGTCGGGCACCGACCCGGCCGCGAACCTGGACCTCGTCGCGCAGTACACCCGGGACGCCGCCGAGGCCGGGGCGCGGCTGGTGCTGTTCCCCGAGGCGACGATGTGCCGGTTCGGTGTGCCGCTGGCACCGGTGGCCGAACCGCTGGACGGCCGGTGGGCCGACGGGGTGCGGGCCGCCGCGCAGCGGTCCGGGATCACCGTCGTGGCCGGGATGTTCTGCCCGTCCGGAGACGGCCGGGTGACCAACACCTTGATCGCGTCCGGGCCGGACGTCGACGCGCACTACGACAAGATCCACCTCTACGACGCCTTCGGTTTCGCCGAATCCAAGACCGTCGCCCCCGGCCACCAGCCGGTGGTGATCAGCGTCGACGACGTGGCGGTGGGTGTGACCCTCTGCTACGACGTCCGGTTCCCCGAGCTGTATCTCGACCTCGCGGACCGCGGCGCCCAGCTGATCACGGTGCACGCCTCGTGGGGCACCGGTCCGGGCAAGCTCGACCAGTGGACGCTGTTGGCCCGGGCACGCGCCATCGACACCACGGGCGTGGTGGCCGCGGTCGACCAGGCCTACCCCGGTGACGAGATCGCCGCACTGGGGCCGACCGGGGTCGGCGGCAGCCTCGTCGCCTCCGCGGCGGGCGAGATTCTGCAGGCCGCCGGGCAGGAACCGCAGCTGGTCGTGACCGATGTCGACCTCGACGCGGCCGCCCGAATCCGGGAGACGATCGCGGTGCTGCGCAATCGCACGCAGTTCGCTAAGGCACAATCGACTGCGTGA
- a CDS encoding DUF2993 domain-containing protein has translation MTDPWAPQPTDAAPAGSPAPAGAPVPPPPADPEPKKSLGAKIGGLFRDPLSIVLVVVIVLALVVAGVVGSELVARHIADKTVTQITSCVVQDDVDVSFGKTPVLLQYFTDHYNNITVTTAGHRVREADGMKAEIVINDIRLTGNQSAPGTIGALDANITWTADGIKNTIQNQIPLVGSFVSSVSTHPSDGTIELQAALGSIVVKPEVQNNNLTLTVQSLSGLGFMLPRETVQPALDAFLEQITKNIPLGIHAESVQVTDTGVTAKYVTRNATMPPGRSGSGGDPCFAGLD, from the coding sequence GTGACCGATCCCTGGGCTCCTCAACCCACCGACGCAGCGCCCGCCGGGTCTCCTGCACCCGCAGGCGCGCCCGTGCCCCCGCCTCCGGCGGATCCCGAGCCGAAGAAATCGCTGGGCGCCAAGATCGGCGGCCTGTTCCGCGACCCGCTGTCGATCGTGTTGGTGGTGGTCATCGTCCTGGCGCTGGTCGTCGCGGGGGTGGTCGGGTCGGAGCTGGTGGCGCGGCATATCGCCGACAAGACGGTCACCCAGATCACGTCCTGCGTGGTGCAGGACGATGTCGACGTGTCCTTCGGCAAGACCCCGGTCCTCCTGCAGTATTTCACCGACCACTACAACAACATCACCGTGACCACCGCGGGCCACCGCGTCCGCGAGGCCGACGGGATGAAGGCCGAGATCGTCATCAACGACATCCGGCTGACCGGTAACCAGAGCGCACCCGGGACCATCGGCGCCTTGGATGCCAACATCACCTGGACCGCCGACGGCATCAAGAACACCATCCAGAACCAGATCCCCCTGGTGGGCAGCTTCGTCAGCAGCGTGTCCACCCATCCCAGCGACGGCACCATCGAACTGCAGGCCGCCCTGGGCAGCATCGTCGTGAAGCCGGAAGTGCAGAACAACAATCTGACGCTGACGGTGCAGAGCCTGTCCGGGCTGGGCTTCATGCTGCCGCGCGAGACGGTGCAGCCCGCACTCGATGCGTTCCTCGAGCAGATCACCAAGAACATCCCCCTGGGCATCCATGCCGAGAGCGTGCAGGTGACCGATACCGGGGTGACGGCCAAGTACGTGACCCGCAACGCGACGATGCCTCCGGGCCGCAGCGGTAGCGGCGGCGATCCGTGCTTCGCGGGGCTGGACTAG
- a CDS encoding DUF2505 domain-containing protein yields the protein MPRSFDMAATYECPAAQVLAAFSEKPYWLTRLEKSGCDETSLDVLEKAADGTIEVVTTQTVRPAKLPAVVTQFHRGDLTLIREERWSPLTGGSSSAAIKGDLTGTPALVTASAALSDTGTGAHAQIRVTVEVKIPLVGGKLESFIGGHLVEMLRLEQVFTSEWIRDHG from the coding sequence ATGCCACGTTCATTCGACATGGCAGCCACCTACGAATGCCCCGCCGCCCAGGTCCTCGCGGCGTTCTCCGAGAAGCCGTACTGGCTGACTCGGTTGGAGAAGTCCGGCTGCGATGAAACCTCACTGGATGTCCTGGAGAAGGCTGCCGACGGCACCATCGAAGTGGTCACCACCCAGACCGTCCGGCCGGCCAAGCTGCCCGCCGTCGTGACGCAGTTCCACCGTGGCGATCTCACCCTCATCCGGGAGGAACGCTGGAGCCCGCTGACCGGTGGCAGTTCCAGCGCCGCCATCAAGGGCGATCTGACCGGCACACCGGCACTGGTCACCGCCAGCGCGGCACTGTCCGACACCGGCACCGGAGCGCACGCCCAGATACGCGTCACGGTCGAGGTGAAGATCCCGCTGGTCGGCGGCAAGCTGGAGAGCTTCATCGGCGGGCACCTGGTCGAGATGCTGCGCCTCGAACAGGTCTTCACCAGCGAGTGGATCAGGGACCACGGCTGA
- a CDS encoding DUF2516 family protein — MLADLAGAIMFVLVGIVALVGVYSFVHAAIQRPDAYTATGKLTKPVWLLILGAGVLLALLMRDAFGAAICACAAGVYLVDVRPKILEIQGKSR, encoded by the coding sequence ATGCTTGCAGACCTGGCGGGTGCCATTATGTTTGTGCTGGTCGGGATCGTCGCCCTGGTCGGCGTGTATTCATTCGTCCACGCGGCCATCCAGCGGCCCGACGCGTACACCGCCACCGGCAAGCTCACCAAGCCGGTGTGGTTGCTCATCCTCGGTGCGGGCGTGCTGCTCGCGCTCCTGATGCGCGATGCGTTCGGCGCCGCGATCTGCGCGTGCGCGGCGGGTGTGTACCTCGTGGACGTCCGGCCGAAAATTCTTGAGATCCAGGGAAAGTCGCGCTGA
- a CDS encoding DUF445 domain-containing protein produces MTAADAGPDAMADRERRRALRRMKAVALGFLIGATVIFLACAWAQSRGAGNWVGYVRAAAEAGMVGALADWFAVTALFKHPLGIPIPHTAIIKRKKDQLGEGLGTFVRENFMSAEVVATKLRDAEIAGRVGKWLCEYRHAERVAAEASTVLRVLVEMLRDEDVQHVLDRMIVKRIAEPQWGPPVGRVLSGLLAEQRQEALLQLLADRAFQWSLNAGEVIERVIERDSPTWSPRWVDHLVGDRIHRELMDFTDKVRRDPNHELRRSATKFLFEFADDLQYDQATIARAEKVKEQIMARDEVTKAAETAWSAAKRIVLESVEDPSSALRTRIADSVVRVGESLRDDADLRDKVDGWIIRAAQHLVSQYGTEITAIITETIERWDADEASRRIELHVGRDLQFIRINGTVVGSLAGLVIYSVAQLIF; encoded by the coding sequence ATGACGGCGGCAGACGCCGGACCGGATGCGATGGCCGACCGTGAACGCCGCCGCGCGCTGCGGCGGATGAAGGCCGTCGCCCTCGGTTTTCTGATCGGCGCGACGGTGATCTTCCTCGCATGTGCGTGGGCCCAATCTCGTGGCGCCGGCAACTGGGTGGGTTACGTCCGGGCCGCGGCCGAAGCCGGGATGGTCGGCGCGCTGGCCGACTGGTTCGCGGTGACCGCGCTGTTCAAGCATCCGCTGGGCATCCCCATCCCGCACACCGCGATCATCAAGCGCAAGAAGGACCAGCTCGGCGAGGGGTTGGGTACCTTCGTCCGGGAGAACTTCATGTCTGCCGAGGTGGTGGCGACGAAGCTGCGCGATGCCGAGATCGCCGGCCGGGTGGGCAAATGGCTGTGCGAGTATCGCCACGCCGAGCGGGTGGCCGCGGAGGCGTCGACCGTGCTGCGGGTGCTGGTCGAGATGCTGCGAGACGAGGACGTCCAGCACGTCCTGGACCGAATGATCGTCAAACGCATCGCCGAACCGCAGTGGGGACCGCCGGTGGGCCGGGTGCTGTCCGGCCTGCTCGCCGAGCAGCGCCAGGAAGCGCTGCTGCAACTGTTGGCCGACCGGGCGTTCCAGTGGTCGCTGAACGCCGGCGAGGTGATCGAGCGGGTCATCGAGCGTGATTCGCCCACCTGGTCGCCGCGCTGGGTGGACCACCTGGTGGGCGACCGCATCCACCGCGAGCTCATGGACTTCACCGACAAGGTGCGCCGCGACCCCAATCACGAGCTGCGTCGCTCGGCCACGAAGTTCCTGTTCGAATTCGCCGACGACCTGCAGTACGACCAGGCCACCATTGCGCGCGCCGAGAAGGTCAAAGAGCAGATCATGGCGCGCGACGAGGTCACCAAGGCGGCCGAGACGGCGTGGAGTGCCGCCAAGCGCATCGTGCTGGAGTCGGTGGAGGACCCGTCGTCGGCGCTGCGCACCCGGATCGCGGACTCCGTGGTGCGGGTAGGGGAGTCGTTGCGTGACGACGCCGACCTGCGCGACAAGGTGGACGGCTGGATCATCCGCGCTGCTCAGCACCTGGTTTCGCAGTATGGGACGGAGATCACAGCGATCATCACCGAGACGATCGAGCGCTGGGACGCCGACGAGGCCAGCCGTCGTATCGAACTGCACGTGGGCCGTGACCTGCAATTCATCCGGATCAACGGCACGGTGGTCGGATCGCTGGCCGGCCTCGTCATCTATTCGGTGGCGCAGCTGATTTTCTGA
- a CDS encoding helix-turn-helix domain-containing protein, translated as MSPDDKIASVVNNDKIAEVVSSAASDIGSFIRAQREAAQVSVRQLAEKAGVSNPYLSQIERGLRKPSADVLNQIAKALRVSAEVLYVQAGMLEPSEGSQVRDAIIGDHAITERQKQVLLDIYTSFCQQNEAEADAESGAQGAAEGVTTTPESKFHAITSEPHTSHS; from the coding sequence ATGTCGCCCGACGACAAGATCGCTTCCGTGGTGAACAACGACAAGATCGCGGAAGTCGTGAGCAGTGCGGCATCCGATATCGGCAGCTTCATCCGTGCTCAGCGGGAGGCGGCCCAGGTGTCGGTGCGCCAGCTCGCGGAGAAGGCCGGCGTCAGCAATCCCTACCTCAGCCAGATCGAACGGGGATTGCGCAAACCGTCGGCCGATGTGCTCAACCAGATTGCCAAGGCGCTGCGGGTCTCGGCTGAGGTCCTCTACGTGCAGGCCGGGATGCTCGAGCCATCCGAGGGCAGTCAGGTCCGTGACGCGATCATCGGAGATCACGCGATCACCGAGCGGCAGAAGCAGGTGCTGCTCGACATCTACACGTCGTTCTGTCAGCAGAACGAGGCCGAAGCGGACGCCGAATCCGGCGCGCAGGGGGCAGCGGAAGGGGTGACGACCACGCCTGAATCCAAGTTTCACGCCATCACATCAGAACCACACACATCACACAGCTGA
- a CDS encoding heparin-binding hemagglutinin — protein MTDKTEKTIEDLKTPLLAAVGAADLALATVNEIVAALRERAEDARTDAQGRVEEGRARLTKLQEELPTQFDELRDKLSTEELRKAAEKYADEAQTRYNKLVERGEAALERLRNQPALEEAAARVEEVTDQAVELTQDALGTVASQTRAVGERAAKLVGVELPKKVEKAAAPVTAAPAKKAAPAKKAPAKKAAPAASTATPAAKKAPAKKVTQK, from the coding sequence ATGACCGACAAGACCGAGAAGACCATCGAGGATCTCAAGACCCCGCTGCTCGCCGCCGTGGGTGCCGCCGACCTGGCCCTGGCCACCGTGAACGAGATCGTCGCCGCCCTGCGTGAGCGTGCCGAGGATGCGCGCACCGACGCCCAGGGCCGCGTCGAGGAGGGTCGCGCCCGCCTGACCAAACTGCAGGAGGAGCTGCCGACCCAGTTCGACGAGCTGCGCGACAAGCTCAGCACCGAAGAGCTGCGCAAGGCGGCCGAGAAGTACGCCGACGAGGCGCAGACCCGGTACAACAAGCTCGTCGAGCGCGGCGAGGCCGCCTTGGAGCGGCTGCGCAACCAGCCGGCGCTGGAGGAAGCCGCCGCTCGTGTCGAAGAGGTCACCGACCAGGCCGTCGAGCTGACCCAGGATGCGCTGGGCACCGTGGCGTCGCAGACCCGCGCCGTCGGCGAGCGTGCCGCCAAGCTGGTCGGCGTGGAACTGCCCAAGAAGGTCGAGAAGGCTGCCGCTCCGGTCACCGCCGCGCCCGCCAAGAAGGCCGCGCCCGCCAAGAAGGCCCCGGCCAAGAAGGCTGCGCCCGCCGCCTCGACGGCCACCCCGGCCGCCAAGAAGGCCCCGGCCAAGAAGGTCACTCAGAAGTAA
- a CDS encoding DUF2599 domain-containing protein produces MRTLIAALGAASVLVGTAPVAAAAGHYVDHTTWVKWGDLSSLRVYPTAAARAESARPNTLAQADQAWAEVLTDAPDADLPGMRAQFLCHWQFAEIAEPGKTSWNLEPWRPEVSDTAMFAAGCNPGGTEEPF; encoded by the coding sequence ATGCGCACCCTGATCGCCGCGCTCGGCGCGGCGTCAGTTCTCGTGGGGACGGCACCCGTAGCCGCGGCCGCCGGCCACTATGTCGACCACACCACGTGGGTGAAATGGGGCGACCTGTCCAGCCTGCGGGTCTATCCCACCGCGGCCGCCCGGGCCGAGTCCGCCCGCCCGAACACCCTCGCCCAGGCCGACCAGGCATGGGCCGAGGTGCTGACCGATGCGCCCGACGCCGACCTGCCCGGGATGCGCGCCCAGTTCCTCTGCCACTGGCAGTTCGCCGAGATCGCCGAGCCCGGCAAGACCAGCTGGAACCTCGAGCCGTGGCGGCCCGAGGTCAGCGATACCGCGATGTTCGCCGCCGGCTGCAATCCCGGTGGCACCGAGGAACCGTTCTAG
- a CDS encoding TetR/AcrR family transcriptional regulator, producing the protein MPQQSSAAAVKTDGRKRRWHQHKVDRRNELVDGTLEAIRQRGSNVSMEEIAAEIGVSKTVLYRYFVDKNDLTTAVMMRFAQTTLIPNMAAALSSTSDGYALVREIIRVYVDTVAAEPETYRFVMSNNSASRTKAIADSEQIIARMLAVMLRRRMQLNGMDTQGVESWAFMIVGGVQLSTHSWMSNPRITTDELIDYLTMLSWSALCGIVEVGGSLEKFNSQAHPSPTLPA; encoded by the coding sequence GTGCCACAGCAGAGCTCGGCGGCAGCGGTAAAAACCGACGGCCGCAAACGACGCTGGCATCAGCACAAGGTTGACCGTCGTAATGAGCTCGTGGACGGCACCCTGGAAGCGATTCGCCAGCGGGGCAGCAACGTCAGCATGGAGGAGATCGCTGCCGAGATCGGCGTGTCCAAAACCGTGCTTTACCGCTACTTCGTCGACAAGAACGACCTCACCACCGCGGTGATGATGCGATTCGCCCAGACCACGCTGATCCCGAACATGGCGGCCGCCCTGTCCTCGACGTCCGACGGCTATGCGCTGGTGCGCGAGATCATCCGGGTCTACGTCGACACCGTCGCCGCCGAACCGGAGACCTACCGGTTCGTCATGTCGAACAATTCGGCCAGCCGGACGAAGGCCATCGCCGACTCCGAGCAGATCATCGCCCGCATGCTGGCGGTGATGCTGCGCCGCCGCATGCAGTTGAACGGTATGGACACCCAGGGCGTGGAATCGTGGGCGTTCATGATCGTCGGCGGCGTCCAGCTGTCCACCCACTCCTGGATGTCCAACCCGCGGATCACCACCGACGAACTGATCGACTATCTGACGATGCTGTCCTGGAGCGCGCTGTGCGGGATCGTCGAGGTCGGCGGATCGTTGGAGAAGTTCAACTCGCAGGCGCATCCGTCGCCCACATTGCCCGCGTAG
- a CDS encoding class I SAM-dependent methyltransferase — translation MDQGPRLNEPIGHAQGKPVGSPTRGTTGYNRLRRSDRWLVHSPIVREALLTAPQPLVVDLGYGALPVTTVELASRLRTVRADVRVVGLEIDPQRVATARAADTDVEFALGGFELAGLRPVLVRAFNVLRQYPVHEVDASWEQLSTRLATGGLIIDGTCDELGRRCCWVLLDAAGPVSLTLACDPFAIERPSDLAERLPKVLIHHNVAGQPIHELLTAADRAWAGAAGHGVFGPRVRWRAMLDDLRAQGLPVQTSRRRMRDGVLTVPWPTVAPV, via the coding sequence GTGGATCAGGGACCACGGCTGAACGAGCCCATCGGCCACGCGCAGGGTAAACCTGTCGGCTCACCGACGCGAGGCACCACGGGGTACAACCGGCTGCGCCGCAGCGACCGCTGGCTGGTGCATTCCCCGATCGTGCGCGAGGCACTGCTGACCGCGCCGCAACCACTGGTGGTCGACCTCGGTTACGGGGCTCTGCCGGTCACCACGGTCGAGCTGGCGTCGCGGCTGCGCACGGTCCGCGCCGATGTCCGCGTCGTCGGCCTGGAGATCGACCCGCAGCGGGTGGCCACCGCCCGCGCCGCGGACACCGATGTCGAATTCGCCCTCGGCGGCTTCGAGCTGGCCGGACTGCGGCCGGTGCTGGTACGAGCCTTCAACGTGCTGCGCCAGTACCCGGTGCACGAGGTCGACGCCTCATGGGAGCAGCTGAGCACCCGGTTGGCGACCGGCGGGCTGATCATCGACGGCACCTGCGATGAGCTGGGCCGGCGCTGCTGCTGGGTGCTGCTGGACGCGGCGGGCCCGGTCAGCCTGACGCTGGCATGCGATCCGTTCGCCATCGAGCGGCCCTCGGATCTGGCCGAGCGGCTGCCGAAAGTCCTCATCCACCACAACGTGGCGGGCCAGCCGATCCACGAGCTGTTGACCGCGGCCGACCGGGCGTGGGCCGGCGCGGCCGGCCACGGCGTGTTCGGCCCGCGAGTGCGCTGGCGGGCCATGCTCGACGATCTGCGCGCCCAGGGGCTGCCCGTGCAGACCTCACGCCGCCGGATGCGCGACGGTGTGCTGACCGTGCCGTGGCCGACCGTCGCACCCGTCTAG